Proteins from one Methanolinea sp. genomic window:
- a CDS encoding chemotaxis protein CheC — protein sequence MNVTEDLVDAIRELINIGVGKAAGLLHEMTGTHIRLTVPEVRVLQYADLFTERTLTGSTRLSAVVLHFTGPFSGMSVLVFPEESAAILIAALTGERIDEPDLDALRIETLNEVGNIVNNAVMGSLTNVIGERLTYSLPEYREGSLPDILGKPESALYDWVIVAVSKFTLEDLHVTGNILMIFEIGTLHVLLEKIEAVMGSPQ from the coding sequence ATGAATGTCACGGAAGACCTCGTCGACGCCATCCGCGAGCTGATCAACATCGGGGTGGGGAAGGCCGCGGGCCTCCTCCACGAGATGACGGGGACGCACATCCGGCTCACCGTCCCCGAGGTGAGGGTCCTCCAGTACGCGGATCTCTTCACGGAAAGGACCCTCACCGGGAGCACCCGCCTCTCCGCGGTCGTGCTCCACTTCACCGGCCCGTTCTCGGGGATGAGCGTGCTCGTCTTCCCCGAGGAGAGCGCGGCAATCCTCATCGCCGCACTCACCGGCGAGAGGATCGACGAGCCCGACCTCGACGCGCTCCGGATCGAGACGCTCAACGAGGTGGGCAACATCGTGAACAACGCCGTGATGGGTTCGCTCACGAACGTCATCGGCGAGCGGCTCACCTACTCCCTCCCCGAGTACCGGGAGGGCAGCCTCCCCGATATCCTCGGGAAGCCGGAGTCCGCCCTGTACGACTGGGTCATCGTCGCCGTCTCGAAGTTCACCCTCGAAGACCTCCATGTCACCGGGAACATCCTCATGATCTTCGAGATAGGAACCCTCCACGTCCTCCTCGAGAAGATCGAGGCGGTGATGGGATCCCCGCAATGA
- the malQ gene encoding 4-alpha-glucanotransferase, with product MRLPRGSGLLLPVFSLPGRYGIGDMGPSAREFADRLAGAGQRYWQVLPPNPVSPNAAFSPYHPLSAFALNPLLVSPDLLAEEGVAGACDLPPPLPGGECIDYPAAAAGKEAFLRAVAAAAGYGRSDPGFEAFEAAHAHWLGDWALFSALRQRLGEWWPGWPAPLRDRDPAALRSAESSLSGEIAEEKFLQYLAFSQWEALRAHCAERGIRVIGDLPMFPALGSADVWVHRDLFKLGPDGLPLAVAGVPPDYYSPRGQVWGNPVYDWDTVAESGFSWWVARIEHNLRLHDVLRIDHFRGLCAYWEIPAGAADARAGRWVPVPGRELLSRLGASRLPLVAEDLGVITPDVHALREEFGIPGMRVLQFGFSGEPGNPHAPGNIVEDVVLYTGTHDNNTVLGWFCEEAGPGERELLAAALGSLPEPRDIPRAMIRLAMESPARVVVVPVQDLLSLPSRARMNRPGTTGGNWRWRLPPGLPSPADWEWLAGVAARTGRATGGR from the coding sequence GTGAGGCTCCCGCGGGGGTCAGGGCTCCTCCTCCCCGTCTTCTCCCTCCCGGGACGCTACGGGATCGGCGACATGGGGCCTTCCGCGCGCGAATTTGCCGACCGCCTCGCGGGGGCCGGCCAGCGGTACTGGCAGGTCCTCCCCCCAAACCCCGTCTCGCCGAACGCGGCCTTCTCCCCCTATCATCCCCTCTCGGCGTTCGCCCTCAACCCCCTCCTCGTCAGCCCCGACCTCCTCGCGGAGGAGGGTGTTGCCGGCGCGTGCGACCTCCCGCCCCCCCTGCCGGGCGGGGAGTGCATCGACTACCCCGCCGCCGCGGCGGGCAAAGAAGCGTTCCTCCGGGCGGTCGCGGCTGCCGCCGGCTACGGGCGGAGCGATCCCGGCTTCGAGGCATTCGAGGCGGCGCACGCCCACTGGCTCGGGGACTGGGCGCTCTTCTCCGCGCTCCGGCAGAGGCTCGGGGAGTGGTGGCCGGGGTGGCCTGCCCCCCTCCGCGACAGGGACCCTGCCGCGCTGCGTTCCGCCGAATCCTCCCTCTCGGGGGAGATCGCGGAGGAGAAGTTCCTCCAGTACCTCGCGTTCTCCCAGTGGGAGGCGCTGCGGGCGCACTGCGCGGAGAGGGGGATACGGGTCATCGGCGACCTGCCCATGTTCCCCGCGCTCGGGAGCGCGGACGTCTGGGTCCACCGCGACCTCTTCAAGCTCGGGCCGGACGGTCTCCCCCTCGCGGTCGCGGGCGTCCCGCCCGACTACTATAGCCCCCGCGGGCAGGTCTGGGGCAACCCGGTGTACGACTGGGACACGGTGGCGGAGTCCGGGTTCTCGTGGTGGGTCGCGCGGATCGAGCACAACCTCCGGCTCCACGACGTCCTGCGCATCGACCACTTCAGGGGGCTCTGCGCGTACTGGGAGATCCCGGCCGGGGCCGCCGACGCCCGCGCGGGGAGGTGGGTGCCCGTCCCCGGGAGGGAACTCCTCTCCCGCCTCGGTGCGTCCCGCCTCCCCCTCGTCGCGGAAGACCTCGGGGTGATCACCCCCGACGTGCACGCCCTGCGGGAAGAGTTCGGGATCCCGGGGATGCGCGTCCTCCAGTTCGGTTTTTCCGGCGAGCCCGGCAACCCGCACGCACCCGGAAACATCGTCGAGGACGTCGTCCTCTACACGGGCACGCATGACAACAACACGGTCCTTGGGTGGTTCTGCGAGGAGGCGGGGCCGGGGGAGAGGGAGCTGCTCGCGGCTGCCCTCGGGTCCCTCCCGGAGCCGCGGGACATCCCCCGCGCAATGATCCGGCTCGCGATGGAGTCTCCGGCGCGGGTCGTGGTCGTCCCGGTGCAGGACCTCCTCTCCCTCCCCTCCCGCGCGCGGATGAACAGGCCGGGGACGACTGGAGGGAACTGGAGGTGGCGGCTCCCCCCCGGTCTCCCGTCCCCCGCGGACTGGGAGTGGCTCGCGGGAGTCGCGGCCCGGACGGGGAGGGCAACAGGTGGTCGCTGA
- a CDS encoding DUF3536 domain-containing protein, whose translation MRPRVTIHAHFYQPPRENPWTGHVARETTAAPYHDWNERICAECYRPFSAARLLDGEGKIRGAICLYGRVSFDAAPTLLSWLERHAPGVYEAILAADRSARDRFSGHGTAIAHPYYHAILPLLPERDRATLVRWGIADFEGRFGRYPEGMWLPEMAVDYGTLETLADHGIRFTVLAPHQVRPVPGGPGGGDLPLPSQPFSCPLPSGEEIAVFVHDAQVAREVAFGDLLENGDRFADRLLSAAPGGGLVSVATDGETYGHHRKFGEMALARCVERLEEGGDTLTVYGEYLGRVPPREEVEIVEGTSWSCPHGLSRWAGGCECTSGRHAGWSHAWRGPLRSALSELSGFLASVYTEHAAAIFADPAAARDAAVSLFSDPDPGAIRRFVAAHARAAPGEEEIQKACALLELSRHALALHTSCAFFFDDVADREAVQVLSHAARAIELAARVSGTDSTPEFRRALAAVPGNRPAFPDGESVYAECVLPLALSPRAQAGFLALREVAAGRAACTLSRPSGDAFAAGGFRVRHDLSFAGASFRYCIVWTAPGTFLAGVAGAGTAPPPGPFEEIARIFEGEGAQAAARALASSWTPRPLGENEVSAAERGLALAVQLTLAAEAAGRAAADLLAECRRSRPGPRTGAGPLARSLAALGFAREFRSLLSDPRAGPEDIARLAREAREWGVAVDGSALARDAAAFLLRLARDWAAQPTDANRLARLRGALAVLGEAGIPADLWEVQNVLLGVRESPPRAAGPGWTGEFRALARALGVRGEIP comes from the coding sequence GTGAGACCGAGGGTCACCATCCACGCGCACTTCTACCAGCCCCCGCGGGAGAACCCGTGGACGGGCCACGTCGCGCGGGAGACCACTGCCGCCCCTTACCACGACTGGAACGAGAGGATCTGCGCCGAGTGCTACAGGCCGTTTTCCGCCGCCCGCCTCCTCGACGGGGAGGGGAAGATCCGGGGGGCGATCTGCCTCTACGGCCGCGTGAGCTTCGACGCGGCGCCGACACTCCTCTCGTGGCTCGAGCGGCACGCCCCCGGCGTCTACGAGGCGATCCTCGCGGCGGACCGTTCCGCGCGCGACCGGTTTTCCGGGCACGGGACCGCGATCGCGCACCCGTACTACCACGCGATCCTCCCCCTCCTCCCCGAAAGGGACAGGGCAACCCTCGTCCGGTGGGGGATCGCGGACTTCGAGGGGAGGTTCGGGCGGTACCCCGAGGGGATGTGGCTCCCCGAGATGGCGGTCGACTACGGGACGCTCGAGACCCTCGCGGACCACGGGATCCGGTTCACGGTCCTCGCCCCCCACCAGGTCCGCCCCGTCCCGGGAGGGCCCGGGGGAGGGGATCTCCCCCTCCCGTCCCAGCCGTTCTCCTGCCCCCTCCCCTCGGGGGAGGAGATCGCGGTCTTCGTCCACGACGCGCAGGTCGCGCGCGAGGTCGCGTTCGGCGACCTCCTCGAAAACGGCGACCGGTTCGCCGACCGCCTCCTCTCCGCCGCCCCCGGCGGCGGGCTCGTCTCGGTCGCGACCGACGGGGAGACGTACGGCCACCACCGGAAGTTCGGGGAGATGGCCCTCGCCCGGTGCGTCGAGCGGCTGGAAGAGGGGGGCGACACCCTCACCGTCTACGGGGAGTACCTCGGGAGGGTGCCCCCTCGGGAGGAAGTGGAGATCGTGGAGGGGACGTCGTGGAGCTGCCCCCACGGGCTCTCGCGGTGGGCGGGCGGGTGCGAGTGCACCTCCGGGCGGCACGCGGGCTGGTCGCACGCGTGGCGCGGGCCCCTCCGGTCCGCACTCTCGGAGCTCTCGGGTTTCCTCGCGTCGGTCTACACCGAGCACGCGGCCGCAATCTTCGCGGATCCCGCCGCGGCGCGTGACGCGGCCGTTTCCCTCTTCTCCGACCCGGATCCCGGCGCGATCCGCCGGTTCGTTGCCGCCCACGCCCGCGCGGCGCCGGGCGAGGAGGAGATTCAGAAGGCGTGCGCCCTCCTCGAGCTCTCCCGCCATGCCCTCGCGCTCCACACGAGCTGTGCGTTCTTCTTCGACGACGTCGCCGACAGGGAGGCGGTGCAGGTCCTCTCCCACGCGGCGCGCGCGATAGAGCTCGCGGCACGCGTCTCCGGCACCGACTCCACCCCGGAGTTCCGGCGCGCGCTCGCGGCGGTCCCGGGGAACCGCCCGGCGTTCCCCGATGGGGAGAGCGTCTACGCGGAATGCGTCCTCCCCCTCGCCCTCTCCCCCCGCGCGCAGGCAGGGTTCCTCGCCCTCCGGGAGGTCGCGGCGGGCCGCGCGGCGTGCACCCTCTCCCGCCCGTCAGGGGATGCGTTCGCGGCCGGGGGGTTCCGCGTCCGCCACGACCTCTCGTTCGCGGGGGCGTCGTTCCGGTACTGCATCGTCTGGACCGCGCCCGGCACGTTCCTCGCCGGTGTCGCGGGCGCGGGGACGGCTCCACCCCCCGGACCCTTTGAGGAGATCGCGCGGATCTTCGAGGGGGAGGGGGCGCAGGCCGCGGCCCGCGCACTCGCTTCTTCGTGGACGCCCCGCCCGCTCGGGGAGAACGAGGTATCGGCCGCGGAGAGGGGGCTTGCCCTCGCGGTCCAGCTCACTCTCGCCGCGGAAGCGGCGGGGCGGGCCGCGGCGGACCTCCTCGCGGAGTGCAGGCGGTCCCGGCCCGGCCCGCGGACGGGCGCGGGTCCCCTCGCCCGGTCCCTCGCGGCGCTCGGGTTTGCCCGGGAGTTCCGTTCCCTCCTCTCCGATCCCCGCGCGGGGCCCGAGGACATCGCCCGCCTCGCCCGGGAGGCGCGGGAGTGGGGGGTCGCCGTGGACGGGTCCGCCCTCGCGCGCGACGCGGCGGCATTCCTCCTCCGGCTCGCCCGCGACTGGGCCGCGCAACCCACCGACGCCAATCGGCTCGCGCGGCTCCGCGGGGCACTCGCGGTCCTCGGCGAGGCGGGGATCCCCGCCGACCTCTGGGAGGTCCAGAACGTCCTCCTCGGTGTCCGGGAGTCCCCGCCCCGCGCGGCGGGGCCGGGATGGACCGGGGAATTCCGGGCGCTCGCGCGGGCCCTCGGGGTGCGGGGGGAGATCCCGTGA
- the glgB gene encoding 1,4-alpha-glucan branching protein GlgB: MTGTDEYPEGVPRLSDYDVYLFRQGKHTRLYGKMGAHPVRDGGEEGTWFAVWAPNADAVSVIGDFNGWEHGRDPLRARTDGSGIFEGFVAGARPGMRYKYHVVSRYGGYAVDKGDPFAFSWEVPPRTASVIWDLAHSWDDGDWMASRAERASLESPMQVYEVHLGSWRWREGGDGPPGYRELAPLLRDYVADMEFTHVEFLPVMEHPFYGSWGYQTVGYFAPTSRYGTPQDFMFLVGTLHRAGIGVILDWVPSHFPADAHGLSFFDGTHLYEHAHPYQGFHPEWKSLIFNYGRHEVRSFLLSSALFWLDRYHADGLRVDGVASMLYLDYARKEGEWIPNRYGGKENLEALEFLRDLNTAAYGTFPGIHMIAEESTAWPMVTRPVPTGGVGFGLKWNLGWMHDTLRFFSRDPIHRSYHLHELTFSLWYAFSENYVLCLSHDEVVHGKGSLFQRMPGDEWQKFANLRLLLGYMYAHPGKKLLFMGGEFGQRTEWDHNAPLRWESLGHPLHAGLLNWTRDLNRTCRRERALHAADFDPRGFQWVDFSDAQNTVISFLRLAPGSPEILLSVCNFTPVPRTDYRIGLPRDGTWEEILNSDAACYGGSGMGNLGAVRAEDVPFHGRPYSARFVLPPLGFLLFRHGGTG, from the coding sequence ATGACGGGAACGGACGAGTACCCTGAGGGGGTCCCGCGGCTTTCCGACTACGACGTCTACCTCTTCCGGCAGGGGAAGCACACGCGCCTCTACGGGAAGATGGGCGCGCACCCCGTGCGGGACGGGGGAGAAGAGGGGACGTGGTTTGCGGTCTGGGCCCCGAATGCCGATGCCGTCTCGGTGATCGGGGACTTCAACGGCTGGGAACACGGGAGGGACCCGCTGCGGGCGAGGACCGACGGCTCCGGGATCTTCGAGGGGTTCGTTGCCGGCGCCCGGCCCGGGATGCGGTACAAGTACCACGTCGTCTCGCGGTACGGCGGCTACGCGGTGGACAAGGGGGATCCCTTCGCGTTCTCCTGGGAAGTCCCGCCGAGGACCGCGTCGGTCATCTGGGACCTCGCGCACTCGTGGGACGACGGCGACTGGATGGCGTCCCGCGCCGAGAGGGCGTCGCTCGAATCGCCGATGCAGGTCTACGAGGTCCACCTCGGCTCGTGGAGGTGGAGGGAGGGGGGGGACGGGCCGCCCGGCTACAGGGAGCTTGCCCCGCTCCTCCGGGACTACGTCGCGGACATGGAGTTCACCCACGTCGAGTTCCTCCCCGTGATGGAGCACCCGTTCTACGGGTCGTGGGGGTACCAGACCGTCGGGTACTTCGCGCCCACAAGCCGCTACGGCACGCCGCAGGACTTCATGTTCCTCGTCGGGACGCTCCACCGCGCGGGGATCGGCGTCATCCTCGACTGGGTCCCCTCGCACTTCCCCGCCGACGCGCACGGCCTCTCCTTCTTCGACGGGACCCACCTCTACGAGCACGCGCACCCGTACCAGGGGTTCCACCCCGAGTGGAAGAGCCTGATATTCAACTACGGCCGCCACGAGGTCCGGTCGTTCCTCCTCTCGAGCGCCCTCTTCTGGCTCGACCGTTACCACGCCGACGGGCTGCGCGTCGACGGTGTCGCGTCGATGCTCTACCTCGACTACGCCCGGAAGGAGGGCGAGTGGATCCCGAATAGGTACGGAGGCAAGGAGAACCTCGAGGCCCTCGAGTTCCTGCGGGACCTCAACACCGCCGCCTACGGCACCTTCCCCGGGATCCACATGATCGCCGAGGAGTCGACCGCGTGGCCGATGGTGACGCGGCCCGTCCCCACCGGCGGGGTGGGATTCGGCCTGAAGTGGAACCTCGGGTGGATGCACGACACCCTCCGGTTCTTCTCGCGGGATCCCATCCACAGGTCGTACCACCTGCACGAGCTCACGTTCTCGCTGTGGTACGCGTTCTCCGAGAACTACGTCCTCTGCCTCTCCCACGACGAGGTCGTCCACGGGAAGGGCTCGCTCTTCCAGCGGATGCCGGGCGACGAGTGGCAGAAGTTCGCGAACCTCCGGCTCCTCCTCGGCTACATGTACGCGCACCCGGGGAAGAAACTCCTCTTCATGGGCGGCGAGTTCGGGCAGAGGACCGAGTGGGACCACAACGCCCCCCTCCGCTGGGAGTCCCTCGGCCATCCCCTCCACGCGGGGCTCCTGAATTGGACGCGGGACCTCAACAGGACGTGCAGGCGGGAGAGGGCACTCCACGCCGCGGACTTCGACCCGCGCGGCTTTCAGTGGGTGGACTTCTCGGACGCGCAGAACACGGTCATCTCCTTCCTCCGCCTCGCGCCCGGCTCGCCCGAGATCCTCCTCTCGGTCTGCAACTTCACCCCCGTCCCCCGGACGGACTACAGGATCGGCCTCCCCCGCGACGGGACGTGGGAGGAGATCCTCAACAGCGACGCGGCGTGCTACGGGGGATCGGGGATGGGGAACCTTGGTGCAGTCCGCGCGGAGGACGTCCCGTTCCACGGGAGGCCATACTCCGCGCGATTCGTCCTCCCGCCGCTCGGCTTCCTCCTCTTCCGCCACGGGGGGACTGGGTGA
- a CDS encoding response regulator, whose amino-acid sequence MARILVIDDSQFQRKILTSILEKKGHEVHTAVDGREGYEKVRRERPDLVICDLLMPGIDGYSFLKDMQNEGFQILVLVLTSDIQETTRKICMDLGACDVIHKPAKEENLLPAVERALSHRDRA is encoded by the coding sequence ATGGCAAGAATCCTCGTCATCGACGATTCGCAGTTCCAGCGGAAAATCCTCACATCTATCCTCGAGAAGAAAGGCCACGAAGTCCATACGGCGGTGGACGGGAGGGAGGGGTACGAGAAGGTCCGTCGCGAACGTCCCGACCTCGTCATCTGCGACCTCCTGATGCCCGGCATCGACGGGTACAGCTTCCTCAAGGACATGCAGAACGAGGGATTCCAGATCCTCGTCCTCGTCCTCACCTCCGACATCCAGGAGACCACCCGCAAGATCTGCATGGATCTCGGCGCGTGCGACGTCATCCACAAGCCGGCGAAGGAAGAGAATCTCCTCCCGGCGGTCGAGCGGGCATTATCCCACAGGGACAGGGCATGA
- the glgP gene encoding alpha-glucan family phosphorylase, which yields MNGPAGTVAAHPWLARIPERIRGLGELAYNLWWSWHPEARILFKQINQHAWKESIHNPVRMLQEIPVEFLEKIAENPDYLRRYDISMFRFRQYMSTRNGWFSESHPSPRALTIAYFSAEYGLHHSLPLYAGGLGFLAGDYLKECSDLGVPLVAVGFMYSEGYLTQRIRPDGTQDDVLERLNRDAAPVSRVTGPDGNQLVVTIPLISPPIRVAVWRVDVGKVPLFLLDTDIPENDPRCRSISSRLYTGKPEERLVQEIVLGIGGWKVLDTLGITFSAIHLNEGHPAFALLEMVRERVSRGLSFREATEQVRGIALFTTHTPLPSATDVYPPDLMDRYFSGYYPALGIDRETFLSLGRHPRDPTGGFNMTVFALRMTAHHNAVSARHAGVSKEIWRDLWPDLPPENVPIDSITNGVHLSTWINPRLLELVTRYMLHACPDWYHHHDTPELWEMIDEIPDAELWKLHVWLKNKLIHRIRERARMRWAAGLKEPANLSADGLMLNPSVLTIGFARRFSGYKRADLIFHDVERLKGILTNRWWPVQIIFAGKAHPCDHEGQEILRRVYRFAASPEFQGRIAFVEDYGEQTAQYLVHGVDVWLNNPLPPMEACGTSGMKAAVNGVLNLSIRDGWWLEGYNGRNGWAFGGKPWSPTRNAEDAAELYDILEREVVPLYYDTSLDGIPHGWVRMMKESIKSVAPRFSARRMVKEYIGRYYPSLISCAERECRVPLR from the coding sequence ATGAACGGACCAGCAGGTACCGTCGCGGCGCACCCGTGGCTCGCGCGGATCCCGGAGAGGATCAGGGGCCTTGGGGAGCTCGCCTACAACCTCTGGTGGAGCTGGCACCCCGAGGCCCGGATCCTCTTCAAGCAGATCAACCAGCACGCGTGGAAGGAGAGCATCCACAACCCGGTCCGGATGCTGCAGGAGATCCCGGTCGAATTCCTCGAGAAGATCGCGGAAAACCCGGACTACCTCCGCAGGTACGACATCTCCATGTTCCGGTTCCGCCAGTACATGAGCACGCGCAACGGCTGGTTCTCCGAGTCCCACCCATCCCCCCGGGCGCTCACCATCGCGTACTTCTCGGCGGAGTACGGGCTGCACCACTCCCTCCCCCTCTACGCGGGGGGCCTTGGGTTCCTCGCGGGGGACTACCTGAAGGAGTGCAGCGACCTCGGCGTCCCGCTCGTCGCCGTCGGGTTCATGTACTCCGAGGGGTACCTCACCCAGCGGATCCGGCCCGACGGGACGCAGGACGACGTCCTCGAGCGGCTGAACCGCGACGCGGCGCCCGTATCCCGCGTCACCGGGCCGGACGGGAACCAGCTCGTCGTCACCATCCCGCTGATCTCGCCCCCCATCAGGGTCGCCGTGTGGCGGGTGGACGTGGGCAAGGTCCCCCTCTTCCTGCTCGACACGGACATCCCCGAGAACGACCCCCGCTGCCGGTCGATCTCCTCGCGCCTCTACACCGGGAAACCCGAGGAGAGGCTGGTGCAGGAGATCGTGCTCGGGATAGGGGGGTGGAAGGTCCTCGACACCCTCGGGATCACGTTCTCCGCCATCCACCTCAACGAGGGGCACCCGGCGTTCGCGCTGCTCGAGATGGTGCGGGAGAGGGTCTCGCGGGGGCTCTCGTTCCGCGAGGCGACCGAGCAGGTGAGGGGGATTGCGCTCTTCACCACGCACACGCCCCTCCCCTCGGCAACCGACGTCTACCCCCCGGACCTGATGGACCGGTACTTCTCCGGGTACTACCCCGCGCTCGGGATCGACCGGGAGACGTTCCTCTCGCTCGGGAGGCACCCGAGGGACCCGACCGGCGGGTTCAACATGACGGTGTTCGCCCTCCGGATGACGGCGCACCACAACGCGGTCTCCGCCCGGCACGCCGGGGTCTCGAAGGAGATCTGGAGGGACCTCTGGCCTGATCTCCCGCCGGAGAACGTCCCCATCGACTCCATCACGAACGGCGTCCACCTCTCCACGTGGATCAACCCGCGGCTCCTCGAGCTCGTCACCCGGTACATGCTCCACGCATGCCCGGACTGGTACCACCACCACGACACCCCCGAGCTCTGGGAGATGATCGACGAGATCCCGGACGCGGAGCTCTGGAAACTCCACGTCTGGCTGAAGAACAAGCTCATCCACAGGATCCGGGAGCGCGCCCGGATGAGGTGGGCCGCGGGCCTGAAGGAGCCGGCAAACCTCAGCGCCGACGGGCTGATGCTCAACCCGAGCGTGCTCACCATCGGCTTTGCCCGCCGGTTCTCCGGGTACAAGCGCGCCGACCTCATTTTCCACGACGTGGAGCGCCTCAAGGGAATCCTCACGAACAGGTGGTGGCCCGTCCAGATCATCTTCGCCGGGAAGGCCCACCCGTGCGACCACGAGGGGCAGGAGATCCTCCGGCGCGTCTACAGGTTCGCGGCCTCCCCCGAGTTCCAGGGGAGGATCGCGTTCGTCGAGGACTACGGCGAGCAGACCGCCCAGTACCTCGTCCACGGCGTCGACGTCTGGCTGAACAACCCCCTCCCCCCGATGGAGGCGTGCGGGACGAGCGGGATGAAGGCCGCGGTGAACGGCGTTTTGAACCTGAGCATCCGGGACGGCTGGTGGCTCGAGGGCTACAACGGCCGGAACGGCTGGGCGTTCGGGGGCAAGCCGTGGTCGCCCACGCGCAACGCGGAGGACGCGGCCGAGCTCTACGACATCCTCGAGAGGGAGGTCGTCCCGCTCTACTACGACACCTCGCTCGACGGGATCCCGCACGGGTGGGTCCGCATGATGAAGGAGTCGATAAAGAGCGTCGCCCCGCGGTTCTCCGCGCGGAGGATGGTCAAGGAGTACATCGGGCGGTACTACCCTTCCCTCATCTCGTGCGCCGAGAGGGAGTGCAGGGTCCCCCTCCGCTGA
- a CDS encoding PAS domain S-box protein gives MTPEPSPSPFRNFDILPAGIVVIRPDYTVIFWNRTIAEWTGIPPGEILGRDIREVYPHLREKRYALRIGQVFEGGAAAFFSTQFHPHFIPARLHGGDLRYQRTTVHPVDTGGETCALLFIDDVTDLVSQVRAYREMRDRALREVREREEKEAALAESEAKFRQIFDSVNDAIHITELREDGLPGRFIEANAIATRMLGFERDELLATSPLDLVCGPHSRPLEEIRREILEKGETIFETCHRKKDGGEVPVEIHARRARLMGRDVIVAIVRDISQRKRDREALVSLSRELRTIIDNVPAMIWYKDTQNRIIRANPAAAAAVGLPLEEIEGKSVYDLFPEMAGKYYQDDLEVIASGKPKLGIIEEMPTRTRGVRWVETHKVPLFSPEGKVAGLLVIVSDITERKMAQDALALANQKLNLLSSITRHDILNQVMALKIIADLTEMERDPAVVAGYIRKLRLIANTIEEQVNFTRDYQDIGIRAATWQKVSATVQRIAAGLPHLGVTVRDETGDAEVYADPLFEKVIYNLFENAVRYGGPALTEIRVYTKKDGDRHVIVVEDNGVGIPPEDKERIFSRGFGKHTGLGLFLSREILAITGMEIRETGEPGKGARFEITVPPGKFRHGGTS, from the coding sequence ATGACGCCCGAACCCTCCCCCTCCCCGTTCCGGAACTTCGACATCCTCCCCGCGGGCATCGTCGTCATCCGGCCGGACTACACGGTCATCTTCTGGAACAGGACGATCGCGGAGTGGACGGGGATCCCGCCGGGGGAGATCCTCGGCCGCGACATCCGCGAGGTCTACCCCCACCTGCGGGAGAAACGGTACGCGCTCCGCATCGGGCAGGTCTTCGAGGGGGGAGCCGCTGCCTTCTTCTCGACGCAGTTCCACCCGCACTTCATCCCCGCACGCCTCCACGGCGGGGACCTGAGGTACCAGCGGACCACTGTCCACCCCGTGGACACCGGTGGGGAGACCTGCGCCCTGCTCTTCATCGACGACGTGACAGACCTCGTCTCGCAGGTCCGGGCCTACCGGGAGATGAGGGACCGCGCGCTCCGCGAGGTGAGAGAGCGAGAGGAGAAGGAGGCGGCCCTCGCGGAGAGCGAGGCGAAGTTCCGCCAGATCTTCGATTCCGTGAATGACGCGATCCACATCACCGAGCTCCGGGAGGACGGCCTGCCGGGGAGGTTCATCGAGGCGAACGCGATCGCAACCCGGATGCTCGGGTTTGAGAGGGACGAGCTCCTCGCGACGTCCCCCCTCGACCTCGTCTGCGGCCCGCACAGCCGCCCCCTTGAGGAGATCAGGCGCGAGATCCTCGAGAAGGGCGAGACGATCTTCGAGACCTGCCACAGGAAGAAGGACGGCGGGGAGGTCCCTGTGGAGATCCACGCCCGCCGGGCGCGGCTCATGGGCAGGGACGTCATCGTCGCCATCGTGCGGGACATCTCGCAGCGGAAACGTGACAGGGAGGCCCTCGTCTCGCTCTCGCGTGAGCTGCGGACGATCATCGACAACGTCCCCGCGATGATCTGGTACAAGGACACGCAGAACAGGATCATCCGCGCGAATCCCGCGGCGGCTGCCGCGGTCGGCCTCCCCCTCGAGGAGATCGAGGGGAAGAGCGTGTACGATCTCTTCCCCGAGATGGCCGGGAAGTACTACCAGGACGACCTCGAGGTCATCGCGAGCGGGAAGCCGAAGCTCGGGATCATCGAGGAGATGCCCACGAGGACACGGGGCGTCCGATGGGTGGAGACCCACAAGGTCCCCCTCTTCTCTCCCGAGGGGAAGGTCGCGGGCCTCCTCGTCATCGTAAGCGACATCACGGAGAGGAAGATGGCGCAGGATGCCCTCGCCCTCGCGAACCAGAAGCTCAATCTCCTCTCGAGCATCACGCGGCACGACATCCTCAACCAGGTCATGGCCCTCAAGATCATCGCAGACCTCACCGAGATGGAGAGGGACCCCGCCGTGGTCGCCGGCTACATCCGCAAGCTCCGGTTGATCGCAAACACCATCGAGGAGCAGGTCAACTTCACGAGGGACTACCAGGACATCGGGATCAGGGCCGCGACGTGGCAGAAAGTCTCGGCCACAGTCCAGAGGATCGCGGCCGGTCTCCCCCACCTCGGCGTCACGGTCCGCGACGAGACGGGAGACGCAGAGGTCTACGCCGACCCTCTCTTCGAGAAGGTGATCTACAACCTCTTCGAGAATGCCGTCCGGTACGGCGGGCCCGCGCTCACGGAGATCCGCGTGTACACGAAGAAAGACGGCGACCGCCACGTCATCGTCGTCGAGGACAACGGCGTCGGGATCCCGCCTGAGGACAAGGAGAGGATCTTCTCGCGGGGCTTCGGGAAGCACACGGGCCTTGGGCTCTTCCTCTCGCGCGAGATCCTCGCCATCACGGGCATGGAGATACGGGAGACGGGGGAACCGGGGAAGGGGGCGCGGTTCGAGATCACCGTCCCGCCCGGGAAGTTCCGGCACGGCGGGACCTCGTGA